Proteins from a genomic interval of Amycolatopsis sp. cg13:
- a CDS encoding MFS transporter, producing the protein MALGVRGNFAAAMSCGEFRAMWAAETLSVTGDQLARVALALMVYGRTNSASLTALTYALTFAPAVLGGFLLSGLADRYPRRAVIVVTDVVRGCLALAMVIPGLSLPALWCLVGVLTLAGAPFKAAQLSLLPDVLPAELYQTGLGLRQVTTQTAQVAGFGLGGVLVPAFGASTALAVNGGTFLLSAVVVLLGVRVRPAASRNPDASEVAPAMASRRVGSQLVAPVILISMVGLLVVPEGIAAPFAGAIGAASFAVGLLMAADPVGSVIGGWWAARSSSVASPPSVIVPAVAAGMPLVASAAVPSLPVAAVLWAVSGALSTIYLVRLQSVVVAIVPDSRRGTVMGRLSTCIYTSQGVAIVAAGLAADRVGPVVTVAASGAAASVLAIGAAVVWKRTRPRQAKTAEDEPAPIFRLPSPILVAHATPPGTSGGGEGPQPRTD; encoded by the coding sequence ATGGCTTTGGGCGTGCGTGGCAATTTTGCTGCGGCAATGAGCTGCGGTGAGTTCCGTGCGATGTGGGCTGCCGAGACGCTGTCTGTCACCGGTGACCAGCTGGCGAGGGTCGCCCTGGCGTTGATGGTCTACGGACGCACGAACTCGGCGTCGTTGACGGCGTTGACCTACGCACTGACCTTCGCACCTGCCGTTCTTGGCGGCTTTCTCTTGTCGGGGCTTGCTGATCGGTATCCGCGCCGCGCGGTGATCGTCGTGACCGACGTGGTCCGCGGTTGTCTCGCGCTCGCGATGGTGATTCCGGGCCTGTCGCTGCCTGCGCTGTGGTGCTTGGTCGGTGTGCTGACGCTGGCCGGTGCGCCGTTCAAAGCAGCGCAGCTATCGCTTCTTCCTGACGTCCTGCCCGCCGAGCTCTACCAGACCGGTCTCGGATTGCGTCAGGTCACAACTCAGACCGCGCAGGTGGCAGGCTTCGGCTTGGGCGGTGTTCTGGTGCCGGCGTTCGGCGCTAGCACGGCGCTGGCGGTCAACGGCGGCACGTTCCTGTTGAGCGCTGTGGTGGTGCTGCTCGGCGTTCGGGTGCGGCCCGCGGCGAGCCGCAATCCGGATGCGTCTGAAGTCGCGCCAGCAATGGCATCGCGTCGAGTCGGTTCGCAGTTGGTTGCTCCCGTGATTTTGATATCGATGGTCGGCCTCTTGGTGGTGCCGGAAGGCATTGCGGCACCGTTCGCCGGGGCGATCGGCGCGGCGTCGTTCGCAGTCGGTTTGCTCATGGCGGCGGACCCGGTCGGCAGTGTCATCGGAGGGTGGTGGGCCGCCAGAAGCAGTTCCGTGGCCTCGCCTCCGTCAGTGATCGTGCCAGCAGTCGCTGCCGGAATGCCCTTGGTCGCGTCCGCCGCGGTGCCCTCATTACCGGTGGCGGCCGTGCTGTGGGCGGTGTCGGGTGCGTTGTCCACGATCTACTTGGTTCGTCTGCAATCCGTCGTCGTGGCGATCGTCCCCGATTCGCGGCGGGGGACGGTGATGGGCAGGCTGAGCACCTGCATCTACACCTCGCAGGGCGTGGCAATCGTGGCCGCGGGGCTCGCGGCTGACCGGGTCGGCCCGGTGGTCACCGTGGCGGCCTCCGGCGCTGCCGCGTCCGTACTCGCGATAGGGGCCGCGGTCGTGTGGAAACGAACTCGCCCGCGGCAAGCGAAAACTGCCGAGGACGAGCCCGCACCGATATTTCGACTGCCTTCACCAATCCTTGTTGCGCATGCGACCCCTCCAGGGACATCCGGCGGTGGGGAAGGACCGCAGCCAAGAACGGATTGA
- a CDS encoding GGDEF domain-containing protein, which produces MFVLLIELFTVGVVAVEAVPTRLTAHDLLTCVVVIGLGVAAAEMARQVERRRRRFADKPHVNFSSVWTLAAALTLPGVLAVVVVAALYLHLWLRSWRGIVGVYAHRTVFSACNVILSCQVAAWCARSMNVLPLGHDRSAWTALVAVVVVLAYFVVNSTVVGAVIALSTSTRSPKRLIGRLNENLLELATLCMGTLAALLIAQLPWLLVLVFVPLYALHCSALVRQFEQAAIRDPKTGLLNMASWRALAESEFARARQLGSSLGIALINIDHFGKLKAIHGPLVADAVLRAAGNALSSVVRSDDLCGCLGGDEFVVMLPGGDAENVVVVAQRIRERIAEIEFDGADKSLVEITASIGAAVFPAVGHDLNDVMIAADNALFAAKDSGRNQVKEAL; this is translated from the coding sequence GTGTTTGTGCTGCTTATCGAGCTGTTCACGGTCGGAGTCGTCGCGGTCGAGGCAGTGCCGACGCGGCTGACCGCACACGACCTCCTCACCTGCGTGGTGGTGATCGGTCTCGGGGTCGCAGCGGCCGAGATGGCCCGTCAGGTCGAGCGGCGCCGCCGTCGGTTCGCGGACAAACCGCACGTCAACTTTTCGTCGGTCTGGACGCTGGCCGCAGCGTTGACGCTCCCCGGTGTCTTAGCCGTCGTTGTGGTGGCTGCGCTCTACCTGCACCTGTGGTTGCGAAGCTGGCGGGGCATTGTCGGTGTCTACGCGCATCGGACGGTGTTCAGCGCGTGCAATGTGATCTTGTCCTGCCAAGTGGCAGCCTGGTGCGCCCGCTCGATGAACGTGCTGCCCCTCGGGCATGACCGGAGCGCCTGGACCGCTCTCGTTGCCGTCGTGGTGGTCCTCGCCTACTTCGTGGTGAACTCGACGGTTGTCGGGGCTGTCATCGCGCTCTCGACGTCGACGCGGTCGCCGAAGCGTCTGATCGGCCGCCTGAACGAGAACCTCCTGGAACTGGCGACACTGTGCATGGGCACGTTGGCCGCGTTGCTGATCGCGCAGCTTCCCTGGCTGCTGGTCCTCGTCTTCGTTCCGCTCTACGCGCTGCACTGCAGCGCACTCGTCAGGCAGTTCGAACAGGCCGCGATCAGGGACCCGAAGACCGGGTTGTTGAACATGGCCAGTTGGCGCGCGCTGGCAGAGAGCGAGTTCGCGCGTGCCCGGCAGCTTGGATCCAGCCTCGGCATCGCACTCATCAACATCGACCATTTCGGAAAGCTGAAAGCTATTCACGGCCCGCTGGTCGCCGACGCTGTTCTTCGTGCGGCGGGTAACGCGCTGAGTTCTGTCGTACGCAGCGACGACCTGTGCGGATGCCTCGGCGGTGACGAGTTCGTCGTGATGCTGCCGGGCGGCGATGCGGAAAACGTTGTTGTTGTGGCCCAACGGATCCGAGAACGTATTGCCGAGATCGAGTTCGATGGGGCGGACAAGAGCCTGGTAGAGATCACCGCGTCGATCGGTGCGGCAGTCTTCCCCGCGGTCGGGCACGACCTCAACGACGTCATGATCGCCGCGGACAACGCACTCTTCGCGGCCAAGGACTCTGGCCGAAATCAGGTCAAGGAAGCGTTGTAA
- a CDS encoding winged helix-turn-helix transcriptional regulator, with protein sequence MDKDEGSSYRQALHDLSSLLTGQWTIAVIATLAVGELPFGEVKNDVNRALNGQRNPISPRVLTDTLKRLEKNQLVERREEDDAKVGASRVYYKLSPDGRELLSMLRPLASWAANRRTSESS encoded by the coding sequence AAGGACGAAGGCTCGTCATACCGCCAGGCCCTTCACGACCTGTCATCGCTGTTGACCGGGCAGTGGACGATCGCTGTCATCGCCACGTTGGCGGTCGGCGAACTGCCCTTCGGGGAAGTGAAGAACGACGTGAACAGAGCGCTCAACGGTCAGCGGAACCCGATCAGCCCGCGCGTCCTGACCGACACCCTGAAGCGGCTGGAGAAGAACCAGCTGGTCGAGCGCCGAGAGGAGGACGACGCGAAGGTCGGCGCTTCGAGGGTCTACTACAAGCTCAGCCCGGACGGCCGAGAGTTGCTCAGCATGTTGCGACCGTTGGCCAGCTGGGCTGCCAACCGTCGGACGTCCGAATCCAGTTGA